The Wolbachia endosymbiont of Ctenocephalides felis wCfeT genomic interval TCAAAAACGGAATTTATATTCCCTACTTCGTGTCCAGTTCTTAAATCTTTTACCATTTGGTATGGATGCACAACGTATGACCTGATTTGATTACCCCAACCTATATTGCATTTTTTGCCATATTCCTCAGCCATTTTTTGTTCTTTCTTTTCCAGTTCAATTTGATATAAACGTCCCTTCAGCATTTTTAACGCTTCATCTTTGTTTTTATGCTGTGAGCGACCATTTTGACATTGAACTACCACACCAGTTGGAATATGCGTAATGCGCACTGCACTTTCAGTTTTATTCACATGCTGACCACCGGCTCCAGAAGCACGATAAGTGTCGATTTTTAAATCTTTCTCATCCACTGTAATATTGATTGAATCCTCAATCACTGGGGTCACTCCCACACTGGCAAAGCTAGTATGGCGTTTACCATTTGCATCAAATGGCGATATTCTCACTAGTCTGTGAATGCCGCTCTCACTTTTTGCCCAACCATAAGCTTTTTCTCCAATAATCTTTACCGTTGCAGACTTTATACCAACTGCATCACCTTCTAATTTCTCTACAATCTCAACTTGAAAATTATGATAAATCTCTGCCCATCTAACGTACATACGCATAAGCATCTCTGCCCAATCATTACTTTCAGTACCTCCAGCTCCTGCGTGAATCTCTAAAAAGCAGTCGTTATTATCTGCCTCACCGGTAAATAAGGATTCTGTTTCTTTGTATTTAATTAATTTCTCTATTCTTATTAATTCACTTTCAACTTCAGAAAAAAATTCTTCATCATTTTCATCAACAGCAGATTTCATCAAGCTGATGGCATCATTATAATCACTTTCCAACTTCAAAAATGACTCCACATCATTCTTAATTTTAGAACGTTCCTTTAAGATCTCTTGTGCTTTTTGGTTATCTTGCCATAAATCATCATCTGCAGCTTGAGAATCTAATTCTTCAAGACGCAGTTTTAACTTCTCTATGTCAAAGACACCTCCTAATTAAGGAAACACTTTCACTTAAATCCTGAAAGTGTGCGAGAATTTCTGAATAAGTTTTTGTCATACTTTAGATTTAAATATGTTTACTATTAGTAGCAATAACAGCACACAAAATAGAAATTTAACCATATGGTAGTTAATTTGAAATAATCTGATTATACTTTAATGTTCAAAATAATCAAGCATGCATGCTTATTAAAAATTAAGGTAAAATAATGAATATTGAAACAAATTATAACTACGATTTAGATCAAAAAGTTATTAGCGATTTAATAGAATCAATCAATGGTCAAGAGCTAGAAAATATTCATAAAATTGTAAAGACGATAGATAGTGTTCAATTGGCTTATTTTTTATCAACCGCAATCAATGATCACCGGGAAAAATTAATCAACATTCTCAATGATAACTTATTGAGTGAGGCTTTAGTGCACGTAGTGCCAGATTTGCAGATAAGGATTATAGAAACGCTAGGAGCAGAACATGCAGCAAGGTTGCTAGCATTTCTTGATATAGAGGATATAGTGACAATAGTAAAAGATTTAGATGAAAAGCCTTTGGAAAATATACTAGATTATCTTCCTAGCAGAACTAGAAAATCAGTAGAGGAGTTGTTATCATATCCTGAAGAAAGTGCAGGGAGGTTAACACACAAAGATATGGTTATAGCTCCATATTATTGGACACTAAACCAATTGACAGACTTTCTGCGCAACTATAAAAAAATACCGGAAAAATTTTACCAAATTTTTGTTATCAATTCAAAGCTAGAGCCAATAGGAAACCTCAATTTAAATAAAGTTATATCTCACTCTGGAGAGACTGTAATAGAGGAGATAATGGATAGAGAAATAAAAATCATAAAAACCGGAGTAGATCAGGAAGAAGTAGCAAGAATATTTCAGGACTACTCTCTATTATCAGCTCCAGTAGTAAACAAACATGGAAAAATTATAGGGGTAATTCTCATTGAAGATGTAATAAAAGTTGTACAACAAGAAACAGAAGAAGATGCATTAAAAATAAGTGGTGTATCGTCTAAAACTGATATTAATGCTCCTATTTACAGAACTGTTATGAAAAGACTGCCTTGGCTATTGTTCAACCTTATAGCTGCAACAATATGCTCTGTGGTGGTCGGCTTTTTTGATCATGTAATAGAAAGTTTTATTGTGTTGCCAATAATTATGCCAATAATTATGTCAATGAGTGGTAATGCAGGATCTCAAACAGTCACACTTACCATCCGCGCAATTGCAACAAAGTATTTAACTGAGCAGAATGCGAAAAGAATACTATTTAAAGAGTTTTTAATAGGCCTGATAAATGGAATAATTTTATCCACTATTTCACTAGTGGTAATGGCAGTAAGATTTCACAGTTTTAAGGTGGAAATGATTTTTGTGGCATCAATGATTATGATGTCAATTATTGCAACGTTCATTGGAGCTTTTATTCCTGTTACGCTTTACCGCTTAAGAGCCGATCCTGCAGTTTCTTCCTCAATCCTAACATCAGCAACAACCGATATTCTTTCAGCTTTAATACTCCTTGGCCTCGCTACAATTTTCTTATTTAACAACTAAGCTCCCGCGCTTTTTTAAATCTCTGCTACCTACCCAATAATTCTTTCCTGATTTCCTCTCTAATCGTGTCAATTATCCTAGAATCAAGTGTATTTATCAAAGAATCATCAATTCTTGTAATACCATCTGGTCCTTCCATCATCTTGTCAATTGCATTGCTTACTTTGTCCTCATCAATATTACTCAAAACTGGCTTGATCTTGACATAACCAGGAGCACCTTTGCTGTAGGTTTCGCTATCTTTATCAATACAACCACCTGCACCTTTTGTTGTGTTTGCATAACCCCTATCGCACTTTGTTACGTTTTGATATTTAATTGCACCATTTTCTATATATGCCACCTTCTTATCTTCAGTAGATCTCAATCTATCTCCTCTTTCAATTTTTTCTTCTAACTTTAAACCTTGCTCATGAATTAGTGTATCTTTATAACTCTTCCAACCATATTCTTTATATTTACCACCACCTGCAACTGTAATTAATGGTTTACAGTTTATTCTATTTAGATCACACATTCTTATAAAAGTTGGTCCACCATCCTTATTAGACATATGACCCTCAACTCCCCCGCCTCCCTCTGTTACTTCAACTTCAATGATAGGATAATTAGGGTCAATCCTTAACTTAGCCTTAATATAATCTCCAGGCATTCCCAATCTGCTTTCAGTGGAACAACTTGCACCTATGCAATTTTCAGGTGTATTTTTGATATGACCAGCCTCACCACCACCCCATGCTTCTATTTCAACATAGTCATATATTGATAAATCGTCTGTATAGCCATTTCCAAGATCATAAGGTTTTTGATTCTTCTCTTCCAATTTCTCCTTCTTATCTTTCAATTGCCTTATTATTATTCCACGCAACCTACTTTTTAAATCTTCCAAGTTAAATCTACACAGTTTGTCAGCATAAAAGACCTCTGCTCTATTTGCTTTAAATGGCCGTTCCAATTGTAGACCTTTTTGCATTCTACCATCCGTACCTTCATAAGATACTTCTTTATATTTTAAGTAAAATGGCTGATCATCTTTTTTATTCGCATATTGCGTTGAGCGACTACACTTACCATCAGAACAAAGATAACCATCACCCCCCTGCTTACACTCTTCCTCTCCTTGATCACACTCTTCTTCATGCCTTCCATCGATCAATTGATATGCTAACTTACATTTATTGCAATTTTGTTTTGCATCCATTTCATCATCTTTTTTCACATTACAAAAATCTTTACCGCTATTTTCTTTAGGAATTGAAATATATCCTTTTTTATTAAATATCATTCCATCCAGATCACCCTGAGTGTTTTCTTTTAATATATTAACTGTTTTATTGCAAGGAAAATAATAAAGCTGACTTGATTCTCCTGAATAGACAGAATTATATTTAGTGTAACTAGCTCCCATTAATTTCAGTGGTGTTATCTTACCTTGTTCTTCAAGAATAAATTCTTCTGGATCTGGTTTCCAGCCAGAAAGGCAGAGCATTTTGCTGTTGGTACTTTTCTTATACTTTATTTCTATTTTTAGCTGCTTTGTATTATCAAGTTCACATGAAATAGATCTATTTTTTAACCCTTTATTAAAATCTTCTAAACTATAAAAAATTCCGTTGCTAGAACATCTAAGTTCAATATCAGGAACATAGCCATATTGTTTCAGAAGCTTAAAATCCTCATCCTGATCATTTTCCAATATACCCTCTATCACATTATCAACATTGCTCCTGCCACTAGCACTATTAGTTGTTTTTGCTACTATTGCCGGCTTTACTACTTTCAAGGCGAGAGGGCCAACTATTTTAGGACGAGTGCCTACATTAAAGGTACAAGTACCACCAGAGAAAGATCCTCCTACTTGCCTACAAGTACCTGAATTCATCTCAATTTTTACCTCTAGTGTATTTTCATTGACTATATTTATCTCCTTAGGCTCTGGAGCAGAGGGAGCAGGGAAACAACGTTCAAATTGCAAATTCGTTTCATCTGTACTCTCAGTTCCATAATATCCAGCACAGAGTTTACCCTTTTCTCTATATGTCTTAAAATAATGCAACACTCCTTCATCTGCTATAGAGCGCGTTCTAGCCTTATCTTTTCCATATTCACTAGAGAAGCCTAACTCTATTTCACCTCTTCCATTCTCTTTTTTTACACTACCAAATATAACTTTAACTCTAGGGTTAAAATAATCATTCTTCTGCGCCGCATCATCTTTCCTCTCTGTGATTGGAACAATTCTAACTTGTGGTGGCGACATCTCAAGTTGTTTACAAAACGGAGGTGGGCCAGGCGCAAGCGGTACTGGGGCACATTTTATTTTTTGCTTTCCCCGGCTGCCCCAGTTGCAAGTATCACAAGCTTTCTCCATTTCTCCAGGACGAAAAATATTCTCTCCCGAAAACACTCTAGCAAAATATGCAGAAACTCCACCCAGACAAGCTCCTTTTTGGCTGCAAGCGCATATCTTAGGAGAGTTGGCAAATTCCTCTTGTTCTGCCTCACTTACACCTTCTGCCCATTCCCATTCAAGACCTCCTCCCATAGTCCCTCCAATTTTCGTTTTATCTCCTTCCCAGTCAATAAAAACTGCTGCTGAAACTCCGCCTCCACTGTCTTGCGTTCCATATATTTTTTGGCATGATGTTCCACTATGCAATTGATAACAATTCTTTTTTCCTTCAAAATCGCAAACTTCAATTTTCGGGTTAAAGTAACCATCAATACCCTGATCTTTAACTTTCTTTGCTGTAATATAATGATATAATTTCTCGTCTACTTGAAAGCCTCCAGCAGCGCCAAAACTCAAAATTGCTATAAGACCATCCAAAGCTTTCTTACCTCCAGACTCAGCATTGGTATTACTATATACAAGGCCAGGACAATCAGCTCCAACTTTGCATGCAAAACCAAGAATCAAGAATAATACAAATAAAAAATTAAGCTTTACACTTTTCATAAAACACCGGTAACCACCTATTAACTGCTTCGCCCTTCTCCTTTATTGCCTCATACATATACTTTATAGTCTCTTTATTAGCTGAAAGCACGCGAATTTCTTGCATATTCTTTAAATCTAAATTTAAAGTTACTAACCCTTTATATTGCTTTATTAAAAACAAACCTTCCTGCGTTGGCGTTTGCAAGATTATATTTAACTCTTCTTTAGATAAAGAAAACGCTTTCATGTATAACCTATTCGCATTGATATTCGGCATCAAAATTCTTGTATCAACATGCTTATCTAAATATTGAGTAAATTTGCTAGCAAATGCTAGATTTAAGTTCTCAGTGCTTAAAATTACTACAACATTCAAATCCGTCATTCTTTGCATCCAATTATCAAATTCTTCCTCCGTAGGAAAGATATTACTAATCTCCCAAGCTTCATCCAAAACAAGTATTGCTGGCGAGCCGTCACATTTTGCCTCAAAAGAATATAAAAAATAGTAAAGTATCACGGACATGCACTCTGGTTGTTTTGTGAGATTTGCAGTATTAATTGATATAGTTTTTGCCTCCCAATCAACGCCTGATTCACTACTATCCTGAAATAAATAAGCAAATTCTCCATCACCGCACCATTTGTTTATCTTTCCACCTAAGAGCAGGAGAACTTCAGAAATTTGTGTAAAGGAGCGTGATTCTCTTGGTATCGCAAATATGGAATCCACAACTCTTTTTATCTTATCTTCCATATCTGCTGAACCAACCATTCTCTTGATCAACTCAACTAGCATACTGCGATTAGCAGCATTATCCTCAACATCTAGTGGATTAAATTTTAGACTTTTTTCTTTATACTTTGGATCAACTATATAATATTGACCATTTACTGCCTTTATAAAAATTATAGATTTTCCAGTGTTGTCCAATATGACAATCCTTGGATTAAACTTTCTTGATTCTGAAAGTAGAAAGTTGATTAGCGATGTTCTACCAGAATTTGGAGCTCCCAGTATTGTAGTATGTCCATTATTTTTTTTTCCATGAAAATTAAAAAAGTAAGGATCTCCTTTTTTTGAGAAAAAAACAGTTACCGCTTCTTTCCATCTGCCTCCCTTCAATGTACCTGAGGTAAAGTCATGCAACATAGCAAAGCTGCAAGCATATTTCTTCAAAATGTTTTTTGGTTGTGTGACAAAAATGAAATTGCCAGGAAGCTGCGCCCAAAAATGATTTTCCATATGTAGGTCGGCTTTGAACATCATCAAACCAATTAATGACATCGTAGAGGACAAATTACTAATGTTTTTAGCTAATCTCGCTCTATCATCAGCAAAAACAGTAAAAATAATTTTCTGCTGACATACAGCAGTCTTTTCTGCTTCCGCTGCTTCTGCTATTCCTGTATTCTGCAATAAAGTATTACCTTCGCTGATTTTTAGCATATTAATCTGTTTTGTAAATTCCTTTGTCTCTTTACTATTGCTAGAAAACATCATTATTTCTGTGATGATAAACTCAGATTCAAGCTGCAGGCATCTATCTATATTGTTTAAAGGGATCTCTCTGTATTCTTTTAGGCTAAATATGGAACCAAACTTCTGTTGATCTCCAAATATTGTTTGAAACATGTTAAAGCCAAAGGCTATTCTTAAACTTCTAATATGTTGAGATAGATCTCTTTCCTGTATTTGGTAACTCTTACGTGTTAGAGTAACAAGATAATGAAGAAATTCCACCACTTCGGAGTACATTTTGTCCTCATGAAATCTTATTCCAAGCTTCCTAGCTCCAAAAGGCTCTAAATCCTTATGAACCAAGTCAGCCACCTTCTCTAATTGCTGATGTTTTTCTTGTAAAAAAGACTTTTGCTTACTCCTTATCCTATTAAAAAGAAATGAATTATAGTTATGCTTACCAAAACCGCTAAATAATATTACTATATACAGTTCATTTATATATTTTAACCTACTATCAGTTAATTTATTAAACCACGTTGAATGTAGCTTATCAGAGAAATCTTTAGTTTTGTCCCAATGTAAGTTGAGTTTATTATGCCTTCTTACAGTATGGATCCAAGCAGTAAAATATGGACTGTCAACATTTTTTGATACACTATTTCTAATTTCAGTTCTAAGATCGCTGCAATTATCGGCAGAGGCGTAATCCTCTAACTTGATTATTTTTAATAATTCACCCTGTTTAGTTAATATGGTTTCCTCATCGTAGTGACAAGCATAAGGAATAAAGTCTAAGTCGATACCTTCTATTGGTGCTGAATTATTTTTCTTCTCAAGTTTGGGGTTAGTCATTTGCACTTTTAGCCGCGTATAACATATATATATTTAGTAAAAATAATTAAAAAATATAAAAATGCTATCTTATTTTTCTTTCTTATTAACATCTTCATCTTGTGTGCTTTTAGACTGTACGCCTATATCCTGCCCAATATTAAGTGTTTCCTCTAAATAATCTATAACCTTTTGTGTGCTACCAAACATCATCACTAGCACACCAAGCATTATTACAAAAAAAATAAGGCCTCTGAACACTATTGCAAGCACTACTGCGGCTATACACAATACTATAATCGTCGTAGGACTACTATTTTCTATAGTATCTCTAATTGAAAAGGAAGAAATGAAATCCCTTATTGATTCTTGTATATCACTTAACTCATTGTTTACGTTCATGTCACGTGCTTTACTGGAATACGGTGTCAAGATAAAGCAAAAAAGAGCAAGAACAACTAAAACTCTATGAATACACATCAATACCTCTTATGCACCATTACATTATAACAGCTTTTATACTGGTAGACAATAATTGAATTTACTTGTCTTGCATAGGTAATATATATTTAATAGTTATTCATGGATATACATGCATACTCTTCAACTATCAGCAACAGTAGTTGAACTTTTCTTCTTTTCCAAACTTTGTTGAAACGTTTTATACATATCGAAAACATCTTGATAATTTAAGTGAGTGTAAATTTGAGTTGTCTCTAGACTTGCATGGCCAAGCAACTGTTGTATTGACCTTATATCAATATCCCCTTGAAGCAAATGAGTAGCAAAGCTATGGCGAAATGCATGTGGAGAGAGAAATTCTGGTAAATTGAAAATTCTCCTTATCTTCTGCAGACGATTAGCTACATAAGTTCTACCAAGTTTTTTTCCTCTTACCCCTAAAAAAAGGTATTCTGTTTTATTGTTAACACCAAGATAAGGACAGGCTTTTACATATTCTTCTATAAATTTTTTTACTACTGGAAGGATGAATATTTGTCTTTGTTTATCTCCCTTACCTGTAATGATTAAATCTTCATTATTAATATCACCAACCTTAAGGTTTAACGCTTCACTAATTCTAAGCCCTGTACCATAAAGCAGCATGATAATCGCAATTTCTCTTTTTATTACCCAAAACTCACCAAGGTCAGATAATTTCATCTCTTTCATTAAAACCTTTATATCAGGTATTGATAATGCTTTAGGTAAGGTTTTCCTCTGAATTGGTCTTGATAAGGAAAATACAGCATCATTTTCTATGCCGTGGTTATTCTTTATATATTTAAAGAAATTTCTCACTACAGACAATGCGCGAGTGTTGGATCTTGCATTTACGCCTCTTGCATAGCGAGAACTAAACCAGCTTCTCAATTCAGGTACACTTAATTTCTTCAAGGTACCAACATTTACTTCCCCACCAATATGAGAGGTAAGAAAAATCATGAGATCTTTTAAATCCCTCATATATGATTCTAAAGTATTGGGTGAGTAAGACCTATTACATCTTAGCCACTCATACCAATTTTCAATAATTGAATTAAGATCCACTATTATTTCTTAAAGAAAGCATCTATGCATGCATCACGGAAGGCTTCATTTATGTCAGGATGAGAATGGCAAATTCTATATATATCCTCTGCTGCTGCACCATATGCCATTGCAACTGCTGTTTCATTAATTAATGTATCAGCATACGCTCCTATAATATGAACACCTAATATTGTGTCCGTTTCACTACAGACCAGCACTTTTACAAACCCTTCAGCATCGTCAGTAATTTTTGCTCTACCGTTTGCAGCAAACTGACACTTGCCAATTTTATATTTACGGCCAGCATTTTTCAACTCCTCTTCAGTTCTACCAATTGAAGAAACTGCTGGATGCGTGTAAATAACTGACGGTATAATTTCATAATCAACATGAGGTAATTGTCCTGAAATTACTTCCGCAACTGCTACTCCTTCTTCTTCTGCTTTATGAGCAAGCATTGCACCACCTATCACATCACCAATGGCAAATATTCCTTTTACATTAGTTTCATATTTATTGTTCACTTGAATAAAGCCACGATTATCTTTTCCGATTTTGTCGTCAATACCAAGACCTTCAGTACATGGTTTGCGCCCTACTGCTACTAAAACTTTATCTGCCTCTATGGTACTCATTTGATTATCTTTTGTAGAAAAAACTTTCACATTTAAAGTTTTACCTTGTTCTATCTCCTCAACCTTGCTGCTGAGCAAAAACTTTATCCCCTGTTTCTGTAGGCTAGAAAGTAAGGATTTACTTAATTCGTTATCCATAGCTGCAGCAATCCGATCAAAAAATTCAACTACGGTAACCTCAGATCCAAGCCTGCTCCACACAGAAGACATTTCAAGCCCTATTGCTCCTGCACCAATTACTACAAGCCTTTTTGGCACTTCAGTCAGAGAAAGTGCACCAGTTGACGAAATAATATTTTCCTCATCAATATTAATACCAGGTAAAGAACTAACATCAGAACCAGTTGCAATTACTATGTTTTTTGTTTTTAGCACCTTTCCTTCAACCGAAACTTCAAGATTGCCTTGATCAAAAGCGGTAATTTTGCCAAGCCCATTAATTTTAGTGATTTTATAAAGATTAAATAGATATTCTATGCCTTTTCCAAGTTCCTGCACTCTAGCATCTTTATAGCTCAGCATTTCGTTTAGATCAAAATTTACACCTTTGATTTTTATACCGAGCTTTGACAGATCATTTTTTGTGTGAGAGTACTGATAGGAGGAGTGAAGAAGCGCTTTAGATGGTATGCAACCAACTCTAAGACATGTACCTCCAAAAATATCGTTTTTATCTACACACGCAACTTTTAACCCAAATTTTGCAGCAGCAATAGCACATTTATAACCCCCAGGACCACCACCTATAACAATCAGATCATAATCAGTCATACATAACAAACCTATTTTCTAAAGAATAAACACCATTCCCCTCAGTTGTTAAATATATTTTATCGCGAGTAAATACCGGTGTATGGAATACATTACCAGGTATTTTGATAACCCTTCCTGAGGTTTTAGATCCAGGAAAAGCAATTATGGAACCCTGATCACTTGTTACCCACAGCGTATAAGCGTACATAACTGGAGCAAAAAATTGTGTATTTTCTACTGACTCAGACTGCCAGACTACTTCACCATTTTGTATATCAATAGCAATTATTCTATCATCTTTAGTAATTATAAAAATCTTTCCACCTTTCTTTTTCTCCTTCATTACTGGACTATAGTATGACTTAATATCCGACACACTTTTTACTTGTAACGGCTTAGACCATAAAATACTTCCTGACTGTATATCAACACCGTAAATGTAAGAATTACTTGTAGCTATCGCAATATTATCAAGTATTCTTGGTGTCGTTGTAATATCTGTAAGCTGTGTATCCAAAAGGCTTGTAAATAACTTTTGGCTCCATAATCTTTTACCATCTTCACTAAAAGCCACTAATTCGCCATTTGAAAACGGTGCTATTACTTTATCATTAGAAACTGCTGGTGATATAGAATATAAACCTCGAACTTCACTGATACCATTTTGATGTGACCAAATAGTGCTGCCATCTCTTACATCAAACGCCTGAAGATAATTATCAACAGTTAACACTACTAACTTACTATTTATTACAGCTGCTTTTCCTCTTACTGGCGATCTTAATTCTCTCTCCCAGCGAACCTCACCAGTTTTTGCATCTACTACATGCAAAATATTATCTACTATAAAGAAGACATCCTCCCCATGATACGAAAGGCTCATATTGCCTATATTTTTTTTATCTATGGTATGTACCTTCCAATTTAGCACTTTTGAGTTATCAATATCAAAAGAGTACAGCGCTCCATGCTTATCTGCTAAAATAATGCTATCATCTGTACGTACCGGAGCTACATATCCTTGTGATAACTTCTTATCTACAAGACTTACACTCTCACTTGCCATTGTATAATTGCTACACAACAACACTATCATCAAAATTATCGCTCTCATTCTTTAATATAGATTGAAAGTAAAAATATACACCTTAGAGGCTCTAATAACAACGGAAATATTCCATCAAAAACAAAGTTAGGAAATTATTTTTGGATTACAGTTTAGTTTGATTAAAAAAAATTAAAAGAAGATTTTATAAACTTGGCAGCG includes:
- the prfB gene encoding peptide chain release factor 2 (programmed frameshift), with the protein product MTKTYSEILAHFQDLSESVSLIRGVFDIEKLKLRLEELDSQAADDDLWQDNQKAQEILKERSKIKNDVESFLKLESDYNDAISLMKSAVDENDEEFFSEVESELIRIEKLIKYKETESLFTGEADNNDCFLEIHAGAGGTESNDWAEMLMRMYVRWAEIYHNFQVEIVEKLEGDAVGIKSATVKIIGEKAYGWAKSESGIHRLVRISPFDANGKRHTSFASVGVTPVIEDSINITVDEKDLKIDTYRASGAGGQHVNKTESAVRITHIPTGVVVQCQNGRSQHKNKDEALKMLKGRLYQIELEKKEQKMAEEYGKKCNIGWGNQIRSYVVHPYQMVKDLRTGHEVGNINSVFDGNIDSFIISVLTSD
- the mgtE gene encoding magnesium transporter; its protein translation is MNIETNYNYDLDQKVISDLIESINGQELENIHKIVKTIDSVQLAYFLSTAINDHREKLINILNDNLLSEALVHVVPDLQIRIIETLGAEHAARLLAFLDIEDIVTIVKDLDEKPLENILDYLPSRTRKSVEELLSYPEESAGRLTHKDMVIAPYYWTLNQLTDFLRNYKKIPEKFYQIFVINSKLEPIGNLNLNKVISHSGETVIEEIMDREIKIIKTGVDQEEVARIFQDYSLLSAPVVNKHGKIIGVILIEDVIKVVQQETEEDALKISGVSSKTDINAPIYRTVMKRLPWLLFNLIAATICSVVVGFFDHVIESFIVLPIIMPIIMSMSGNAGSQTVTLTIRAIATKYLTEQNAKRILFKEFLIGLINGIILSTISLVVMAVRFHSFKVEMIFVASMIMMSIIATFIGAFIPVTLYRLRADPAVSSSILTSATTDILSALILLGLATIFLFNN
- a CDS encoding type VI secretion protein, with the translated sequence MTNPKLEKKNNSAPIEGIDLDFIPYACHYDEETILTKQGELLKIIKLEDYASADNCSDLRTEIRNSVSKNVDSPYFTAWIHTVRRHNKLNLHWDKTKDFSDKLHSTWFNKLTDSRLKYINELYIVILFSGFGKHNYNSFLFNRIRSKQKSFLQEKHQQLEKVADLVHKDLEPFGARKLGIRFHEDKMYSEVVEFLHYLVTLTRKSYQIQERDLSQHIRSLRIAFGFNMFQTIFGDQQKFGSIFSLKEYREIPLNNIDRCLQLESEFIITEIMMFSSNSKETKEFTKQINMLKISEGNTLLQNTGIAEAAEAEKTAVCQQKIIFTVFADDRARLAKNISNLSSTMSLIGLMMFKADLHMENHFWAQLPGNFIFVTQPKNILKKYACSFAMLHDFTSGTLKGGRWKEAVTVFFSKKGDPYFFNFHGKKNNGHTTILGAPNSGRTSLINFLLSESRKFNPRIVILDNTGKSIIFIKAVNGQYYIVDPKYKEKSLKFNPLDVEDNAANRSMLVELIKRMVGSADMEDKIKRVVDSIFAIPRESRSFTQISEVLLLLGGKINKWCGDGEFAYLFQDSSESGVDWEAKTISINTANLTKQPECMSVILYYFLYSFEAKCDGSPAILVLDEAWEISNIFPTEEEFDNWMQRMTDLNVVVILSTENLNLAFASKFTQYLDKHVDTRILMPNINANRLYMKAFSLSKEELNIILQTPTQEGLFLIKQYKGLVTLNLDLKNMQEIRVLSANKETIKYMYEAIKEKGEAVNRWLPVFYEKCKA
- a CDS encoding tyrosine-type recombinase/integrase — translated: MDLNSIIENWYEWLRCNRSYSPNTLESYMRDLKDLMIFLTSHIGGEVNVGTLKKLSVPELRSWFSSRYARGVNARSNTRALSVVRNFFKYIKNNHGIENDAVFSLSRPIQRKTLPKALSIPDIKVLMKEMKLSDLGEFWVIKREIAIIMLLYGTGLRISEALNLKVGDINNEDLIITGKGDKQRQIFILPVVKKFIEEYVKACPYLGVNNKTEYLFLGVRGKKLGRTYVANRLQKIRRIFNLPEFLSPHAFRHSFATHLLQGDIDIRSIQQLLGHASLETTQIYTHLNYQDVFDMYKTFQQSLEKKKSSTTVADS
- the lpdA gene encoding dihydrolipoyl dehydrogenase, encoding MTDYDLIVIGGGPGGYKCAIAAAKFGLKVACVDKNDIFGGTCLRVGCIPSKALLHSSYQYSHTKNDLSKLGIKIKGVNFDLNEMLSYKDARVQELGKGIEYLFNLYKITKINGLGKITAFDQGNLEVSVEGKVLKTKNIVIATGSDVSSLPGINIDEENIISSTGALSLTEVPKRLVVIGAGAIGLEMSSVWSRLGSEVTVVEFFDRIAAAMDNELSKSLLSSLQKQGIKFLLSSKVEEIEQGKTLNVKVFSTKDNQMSTIEADKVLVAVGRKPCTEGLGIDDKIGKDNRGFIQVNNKYETNVKGIFAIGDVIGGAMLAHKAEEEGVAVAEVISGQLPHVDYEIIPSVIYTHPAVSSIGRTEEELKNAGRKYKIGKCQFAANGRAKITDDAEGFVKVLVCSETDTILGVHIIGAYADTLINETAVAMAYGAAAEDIYRICHSHPDINEAFRDACIDAFFKK
- a CDS encoding PQQ-binding-like beta-propeller repeat protein translates to MRAIILMIVLLCSNYTMASESVSLVDKKLSQGYVAPVRTDDSIILADKHGALYSFDIDNSKVLNWKVHTIDKKNIGNMSLSYHGEDVFFIVDNILHVVDAKTGEVRWERELRSPVRGKAAVINSKLVVLTVDNYLQAFDVRDGSTIWSHQNGISEVRGLYSISPAVSNDKVIAPFSNGELVAFSEDGKRLWSQKLFTSLLDTQLTDITTTPRILDNIAIATSNSYIYGVDIQSGSILWSKPLQVKSVSDIKSYYSPVMKEKKKGGKIFIITKDDRIIAIDIQNGEVVWQSESVENTQFFAPVMYAYTLWVTSDQGSIIAFPGSKTSGRVIKIPGNVFHTPVFTRDKIYLTTEGNGVYSLENRFVMYD